The proteins below come from a single Timaviella obliquedivisa GSE-PSE-MK23-08B genomic window:
- a CDS encoding NYN domain-containing protein, with the protein MTKKNISDPGDRGRVIVFIDGSNLFYAASDLEIEIDYVKLLSYLVDKAYLVHVLFYTGNDPENKKQCEFLKWMSGHGFRVIAKALTQAPNGVKKANLDVEIAVDMMMLARYCDTAVLVSGDGDFAYVVDAVAKQGVRVEVVGLRSMTSGTLIDVANRYINLADIQQAVKKIDSDVACSLVNAKE; encoded by the coding sequence ATTACTAAAAAAAATATTTCTGATCCAGGCGATCGCGGTCGAGTCATCGTTTTTATCGATGGTTCAAACCTATTTTATGCCGCTTCAGATCTCGAAATTGAGATTGATTATGTCAAGCTGCTAAGTTATTTAGTAGATAAAGCTTATCTCGTTCACGTACTTTTCTATACAGGAAATGATCCTGAGAATAAGAAGCAGTGTGAATTTCTTAAGTGGATGAGTGGTCATGGGTTTCGAGTAATTGCTAAAGCTCTGACACAAGCTCCAAACGGTGTTAAAAAAGCCAATCTTGATGTAGAAATTGCAGTGGATATGATGATGCTAGCTCGGTATTGCGACACAGCCGTTCTAGTGAGTGGCGATGGAGATTTCGCTTATGTGGTGGATGCTGTTGCTAAACAAGGTGTTCGGGTTGAAGTGGTTGGGTTGCGATCGATGACCAGTGGTACTCTGATTGATGTTGCCAACCGTTATATTAATCTCGCCGACATTCAACAAGCCGTTAAAAAGATTGATAGTGATGTTGCTTGCTCATTGGTTAATGCCAAAGAATGA
- a CDS encoding chemotaxis protein CheB, producing the protein MPEHDVIVIGTSAGGLKALGMILGALPADIDAVLFIVQHLAADKPSILPKILTDVSSFPASHPVDGERIQKGRIYVAPPDYHLLVNQGSIRVVRGPQENRFRPAIDALFRSAARAYGSRVVGVVLTGHLDDGTVGLQAVKKRGGVAIVQDPQEAEYPSMAKSALRYVKVDYCVPMVEISDLLVRLSHEPTNNEEAYPITAEIEVESKIVEQQFNAKEFLENVELIGTRTTYTCPECNGSIWQIGKEEPVRLRCHTGHSFTADVFLAEQTQNLENALWSATRIMDEKVTFLRQMSERMKAIDLQSAATEYTDHADSLNEEVSIVRGIILNGFSTKRTLPKADAESSERQ; encoded by the coding sequence ATGCCGGAACACGACGTTATTGTGATTGGAACCTCAGCAGGTGGACTCAAGGCACTGGGCATGATTTTAGGCGCGCTGCCTGCTGACATTGATGCAGTTCTCTTTATTGTTCAACACCTAGCAGCCGATAAACCCAGTATCCTCCCCAAGATTCTGACAGACGTTAGCTCGTTTCCAGCCTCCCACCCGGTCGATGGAGAAAGAATTCAAAAAGGGCGAATTTATGTTGCCCCTCCCGATTATCACCTGTTAGTCAATCAAGGCTCGATCCGGGTGGTGCGTGGACCTCAAGAGAATCGCTTCAGACCCGCGATCGATGCTTTATTTCGCTCAGCCGCACGCGCCTATGGTTCAAGAGTAGTAGGAGTTGTCCTCACAGGGCACTTAGACGATGGCACCGTAGGGTTACAGGCAGTCAAAAAACGAGGCGGTGTGGCGATCGTGCAAGACCCGCAAGAAGCAGAATACCCCAGCATGGCAAAGAGTGCCTTGCGGTACGTTAAGGTTGATTACTGCGTTCCAATGGTAGAAATTTCAGACCTTTTAGTGCGTCTATCGCATGAACCTACTAACAATGAGGAAGCTTATCCCATAACCGCAGAGATAGAAGTCGAATCTAAGATTGTCGAACAGCAGTTCAATGCCAAAGAATTTTTAGAGAACGTTGAATTAATTGGCACCCGCACCACTTATACTTGCCCAGAATGCAACGGCAGCATTTGGCAAATCGGCAAAGAAGAACCCGTGCGGCTTCGGTGTCATACAGGGCACTCTTTTACCGCAGATGTTTTTTTAGCAGAGCAGACTCAAAATCTCGAAAATGCTTTGTGGTCAGCGACTCGCATTATGGACGAAAAGGTAACGTTCCTGCGTCAGATGTCTGAGCGAATGAAAGCCATTGACCTCCAAAGTGCAGCAACAGAATACACAGACCATGCAGATAGCTTGAATGAAGAAGTGTCAATAGTTCGGGGCATTATTCTCAACGGTTTTTCCACAAAACGTACCCTTCCTAAAGCAGATGCAGAATCGTCAGAGCGACAATAA
- a CDS encoding PAS domain-containing protein, with the protein MTSEQFPNPSTLESVENEIDVAQQAQVEAAFPVVGIAASAGGLEAFTQLLRHLPIDTGMGFVLIQHLAPDHKSLLSEILDRTTQMPVTQVEDGMAIAPNQVYVIPPNTKMTLVDGVLQLSPREKVHGKYMPADVFFSSLAVDRGHKAIAIVLSGTDGDGALGLKTVKAAGGVTFAQCEDTAQFDSMPNTAVATGSVDFALPPQKIAEELAILSRNPFLSCVLPLITAEKSPEIEDALTTIFRLLRSATGVDFSHYKPNTLDRRIQRRMLLYKLERLEDYAQYLQAHPGEVKALYEEILIHVTSFFRDPEAFQQLKEQVFPTITQNKSLEFPIRIWVAGCSTGEEVYSIAICLLEFLDSKATRPTIQIFATDISETAIEKARAGIYQENQMLEVSSERRQRFFNTLEGGNYQVGKAVRELCVFARQNLGSDPPFSNLDLVSCRNVLIYLGEALQKRIMLIFHYGLNSKGFLLLGTAEGTGQYSDLFTSVDRKYKLYAKKPNATRPTFSFVTSSYRSIKPSDRLKGAQSSTNEFDLQKETDQVILNYYAPVGVVINDKMDVLQLRGDIDRYLKLVSGTATHNLFNMVREGLLVELRAAIYQAQRQNVLVRKNELCIAEGDSSRMVNLQVIPFQASATEERHFLVLFEEVPLIEIAPVDFESQQENLEQEIARLQQALAASIQEQAATQEYLQVVIQEQEHVNQDLKVANEEILSSNEELQSTNEELETAKEEIQATNEELNTTNEELRSRNSELYQVNNDLTNLLASINIPILMLSNDLHIRRFTPMAQRLFNFIPTDAGRPLSDIRVNLNSPDLEPLILEVLETLTVKELEVQTPGGHCYMLRIRPYRTVENQIDGVVLVLFDIDDLKRSAVTLEAARNYAEAIVETVQVPLIVLESNFRVNKANRAFYETFQVSPAETAQTLLFELGNGQWNLPGLRSLLNNAFADDTVIEDFEIEHQFEKIGQKTMLLNAWKIVEDGDAQRILLAIEDITDRKRFETERSQLLRQEQAARQEAETANSAKDVFLSNLSHELRNPLNVMLGWLNLLRTRKFDEAATIRAIETVERSARAQSQLIDDMLDVSRIVSGKLQLRTRLIDLALVVRVAIESIQPAAEAKAVQIVSDLTTVSVLGDPDRLQQVLWNILSNAIKFTPAGGQVEITLEAVNQQAQIRVSDTGRGISADLLPHIFDRFRQGDSSTTKASAGLGLGLSIVRQLVELHGGTVEAESAGEGQGTTMIVKLPLRSSPLADTRSIEPTDTGESSTAAPSTSIAEAPALAGLCILVVDDEEDSRALMEYTLAEAGAEVLIVASVREAIAAFTENPGKYDVLLTDIGMPEEDGYSLIRQIRAFNAEAGGQIPAIAITAYASEQERQMAIDAGFQAHVAKPVDLDPLILLIATLVKES; encoded by the coding sequence ATGACCTCCGAGCAATTCCCCAATCCGTCAACCCTTGAATCTGTTGAGAATGAGATCGACGTAGCCCAACAAGCCCAGGTCGAAGCTGCTTTTCCGGTCGTTGGCATTGCTGCTTCGGCAGGGGGGTTAGAAGCCTTCACGCAATTACTTAGACATTTACCAATCGACACTGGCATGGGATTTGTGTTGATTCAGCACTTAGCTCCTGATCATAAGAGTTTGCTGAGCGAGATTTTGGATCGGACAACTCAAATGCCAGTTACTCAGGTAGAAGACGGGATGGCGATCGCGCCGAATCAGGTTTATGTCATTCCACCCAACACGAAAATGACGCTGGTAGACGGCGTGCTGCAATTAAGCCCACGCGAGAAGGTTCATGGAAAATATATGCCAGCAGATGTGTTCTTTTCATCGCTGGCAGTAGATCGGGGACATAAAGCGATCGCCATTGTTTTGTCAGGAACGGATGGCGATGGCGCACTGGGTCTAAAGACGGTGAAAGCGGCGGGAGGTGTAACGTTTGCTCAATGTGAAGACACAGCACAATTCGATAGTATGCCCAATACAGCCGTAGCAACGGGTAGTGTAGACTTTGCTTTGCCGCCCCAAAAAATTGCCGAGGAACTAGCAATTCTGAGTCGCAATCCCTTTCTCTCTTGCGTGCTACCTCTCATAACGGCTGAGAAATCTCCCGAAATTGAGGATGCCCTAACAACCATTTTTAGGTTACTGCGATCGGCTACAGGCGTTGACTTCAGCCACTATAAGCCAAATACGCTCGATCGCCGGATTCAGCGACGGATGTTGTTGTATAAGCTGGAACGATTGGAGGATTATGCTCAATATTTGCAAGCGCATCCAGGAGAAGTGAAGGCACTTTATGAGGAAATCCTGATTCATGTCACCAGTTTTTTCCGTGACCCTGAAGCGTTTCAACAGTTAAAAGAGCAAGTTTTTCCCACCATTACGCAAAACAAGTCGCTAGAGTTTCCGATTCGGATTTGGGTGGCGGGCTGCTCGACGGGTGAGGAAGTGTATTCGATCGCCATTTGTCTGCTGGAGTTTTTGGATAGTAAAGCAACTCGACCAACGATCCAAATTTTTGCTACAGACATTAGCGAGACGGCAATTGAAAAGGCAAGGGCAGGCATTTACCAGGAAAATCAGATGTTAGAAGTTTCATCAGAGCGCCGCCAACGATTTTTCAATACGCTGGAAGGAGGCAACTATCAAGTTGGTAAAGCAGTGCGTGAACTGTGCGTGTTTGCCCGCCAAAACTTAGGTAGCGATCCGCCTTTTTCCAACTTGGATCTCGTGAGCTGCCGGAATGTGCTGATTTATTTAGGAGAAGCCCTGCAAAAACGAATTATGCTGATCTTCCATTACGGCCTTAATTCAAAAGGCTTCCTGCTATTGGGCACAGCAGAAGGTACTGGACAATACTCAGATTTGTTTACTTCAGTAGACAGAAAATACAAGCTTTACGCTAAGAAGCCAAACGCTACTCGTCCCACATTTTCCTTTGTAACTAGCAGTTATCGAAGTATTAAGCCAAGCGATCGCTTGAAGGGCGCTCAATCTTCGACTAATGAGTTTGACTTACAAAAAGAGACTGATCAGGTGATCTTGAACTATTACGCTCCTGTGGGTGTAGTCATTAACGACAAGATGGATGTTTTGCAACTGCGGGGAGATATCGATCGCTACCTTAAGCTGGTTTCTGGAACCGCCACCCACAATTTATTCAACATGGTACGAGAGGGATTGCTAGTTGAGTTACGCGCTGCCATTTATCAGGCACAACGGCAAAATGTTCTCGTCCGAAAAAACGAGCTATGTATCGCAGAGGGTGATAGCTCTAGAATGGTCAATCTTCAAGTGATTCCGTTTCAGGCTTCAGCGACTGAGGAACGCCACTTTTTAGTTTTGTTTGAAGAAGTCCCTCTAATAGAGATCGCTCCAGTTGATTTTGAAAGCCAACAGGAAAACCTGGAGCAGGAGATCGCTCGATTGCAGCAAGCGCTTGCAGCCTCCATTCAAGAACAGGCAGCAACTCAAGAATACCTGCAAGTCGTGATTCAAGAGCAGGAACACGTCAATCAAGACCTCAAAGTCGCCAACGAGGAAATTTTATCGAGCAATGAAGAACTTCAAAGCACTAACGAAGAGCTAGAAACTGCCAAAGAAGAGATTCAAGCAACTAACGAAGAACTCAACACGACAAACGAAGAGCTTCGCAGCCGCAATTCGGAACTCTACCAGGTCAACAATGATTTAACCAATTTACTTGCCAGTATCAATATTCCGATTTTGATGTTGTCAAACGATTTACACATTCGGCGGTTCACGCCCATGGCGCAGCGCCTCTTTAATTTCATTCCCACTGATGCCGGCAGACCTCTAAGTGATATCCGAGTAAATCTCAACTCTCCTGATTTAGAACCTCTGATATTGGAAGTATTGGAGACGCTGACTGTCAAAGAGCTAGAAGTTCAAACCCCAGGCGGTCATTGCTATATGCTGCGGATTCGTCCGTACCGCACGGTCGAAAACCAGATTGATGGGGTGGTGTTGGTGCTGTTTGATATTGATGACCTCAAACGCAGTGCAGTTACTTTAGAAGCTGCCCGAAATTACGCCGAAGCAATTGTGGAAACAGTCCAAGTTCCCCTGATTGTGCTGGAGTCTAACTTCCGTGTGAACAAAGCCAATCGAGCGTTCTATGAAACATTCCAGGTTTCGCCTGCTGAAACCGCGCAAACGCTTCTTTTTGAACTCGGAAACGGACAATGGAATCTGCCGGGACTGCGATCGCTCCTCAACAATGCTTTTGCTGATGATACGGTCATTGAAGACTTTGAAATTGAGCATCAGTTTGAGAAAATTGGACAGAAAACCATGCTGCTGAATGCCTGGAAAATTGTCGAGGATGGGGATGCCCAGAGAATTTTGCTAGCGATTGAAGATATCACCGATCGCAAGCGGTTTGAAACAGAGCGATCGCAGTTACTGAGACAAGAGCAAGCCGCTCGCCAGGAAGCGGAAACCGCAAATAGTGCCAAAGATGTCTTCCTCTCCAATCTCTCTCACGAGCTGCGGAATCCGCTCAACGTGATGCTGGGATGGTTAAACTTACTCCGCACTCGCAAGTTTGATGAAGCTGCCACTATACGGGCGATCGAAACTGTTGAACGGAGTGCTAGAGCGCAATCTCAGTTAATTGACGATATGCTGGATGTGTCACGTATCGTTAGCGGAAAGCTACAGTTAAGAACTCGGCTGATTGATCTGGCTTTGGTGGTGAGGGTAGCGATCGAGTCAATTCAGCCGGCGGCAGAAGCAAAAGCGGTTCAAATCGTTTCAGATCTAACAACCGTATCTGTTCTAGGAGATCCTGATCGCTTACAGCAAGTTCTGTGGAATATCCTGTCTAATGCCATCAAGTTTACCCCCGCTGGTGGGCAAGTAGAAATTACTCTGGAAGCTGTAAATCAGCAAGCTCAGATTCGAGTCAGCGATACAGGACGAGGCATTTCAGCAGACTTGTTACCCCACATCTTTGATCGCTTTCGCCAGGGCGACTCTAGCACGACAAAAGCTAGCGCAGGTTTAGGATTGGGCCTATCGATTGTGCGTCAGCTAGTAGAGCTTCATGGCGGTACGGTTGAAGCAGAGAGTGCAGGTGAGGGTCAAGGCACCACCATGATAGTTAAGTTGCCTTTGCGATCGTCACCTTTGGCAGATACACGATCGATAGAGCCAACGGATACTGGAGAATCATCTACCGCAGCGCCATCAACATCGATTGCTGAAGCTCCTGCTCTTGCTGGCTTATGCATCCTGGTAGTGGATGATGAGGAAGACAGTCGTGCCTTGATGGAATATACGTTGGCAGAAGCTGGTGCAGAAGTGCTCATCGTCGCATCGGTAAGAGAGGCGATCGCGGCTTTTACTGAAAATCCTGGTAAATATGATGTGCTGCTAACCGATATCGGGATGCCAGAAGAAGATGGCTATTCATTAATTCGCCAAATCAGAGCGTTCAACGCCGAAGCTGGAGGACAGATTCCGGCGATCGCGATTACTGCCTACGCGAGTGAGCAAGAGCGTCAAATGGCAATTGACGCTGGGTTTCAAGCTCATGTTGCAAAACCTGTTGATTTAGATCCATTGATATTGCTAATTGCAACCCTGGTGAAAGAAAGTTAG
- a CDS encoding helix-turn-helix domain-containing protein, which yields MSKVKTLDIDTNALIRPLRELCGLTQGQFAARLGVTVVTVNRWENYRAKPMPLALQQVKVLLIEMNQSENDTDQAIAHLLLEQYFPKKP from the coding sequence ATGAGCAAAGTTAAAACTCTTGATATTGATACAAACGCCTTGATTCGCCCTCTACGAGAGTTGTGTGGACTCACTCAAGGGCAATTTGCCGCTCGGTTAGGCGTGACTGTTGTAACGGTTAATCGCTGGGAGAATTATCGAGCTAAACCCATGCCTTTAGCCCTCCAGCAAGTGAAAGTTTTGTTGATAGAAATGAATCAGTCTGAGAATGACACTGACCAGGCGATCGCTCATCTCCTGCTCGAACAGTACTTTCCTAAAAAACCCTAA
- a CDS encoding polysaccharide pyruvyl transferase family protein, producing the protein MNSIINMHVIDPHNIGDLLSAPIHYFPFPGYEKSSADLRSISDHALSSNLIVGGGGLLFPRFLEPIQQLVKMRSRGKLIAWGIGQQAYGATDQNSIRSFNYAEYLDRFDLVGIRDINSGYHWVPCASCMHSSFDKPRAIKHPFVVFSHRKFQIHIDQFPRMTHANDSLDEVLDFLGSGETILTSSYHGAYWGTLLGRKVLAFPFSSKFATFKHQPGLYPVKKWSSSSRKIRFFSKVIYESQNQNKLLCSTEGWQSELKHCLTSPESLEECRERNQWFYEQVMNCL; encoded by the coding sequence ATGAATTCAATCATTAATATGCACGTGATTGATCCACACAACATTGGTGATTTGCTATCGGCTCCGATTCATTATTTTCCGTTTCCAGGTTACGAAAAATCATCGGCTGATTTGCGCAGTATTTCAGATCATGCGCTCAGTAGTAACCTGATTGTGGGTGGGGGCGGATTACTGTTCCCCCGGTTTCTAGAACCGATTCAACAGCTTGTGAAAATGCGATCGCGCGGCAAGTTAATTGCCTGGGGTATCGGTCAACAAGCCTATGGCGCTACAGATCAAAACAGCATTCGATCTTTTAATTATGCTGAGTATCTCGATCGCTTTGATCTAGTGGGAATTAGAGATATTAACAGTGGCTACCACTGGGTGCCTTGTGCAAGTTGTATGCATTCGTCGTTCGATAAACCGCGAGCAATTAAGCATCCGTTTGTGGTATTTTCCCATAGAAAATTTCAGATCCACATTGACCAGTTTCCGCGCATGACTCATGCTAACGACAGCTTGGATGAAGTGCTGGACTTTTTGGGTTCTGGTGAAACAATCTTGACGAGTTCTTACCACGGTGCTTACTGGGGAACGCTTTTAGGAAGAAAAGTGTTAGCTTTTCCGTTCAGCAGTAAGTTCGCTACGTTTAAGCATCAGCCAGGTTTGTATCCGGTAAAAAAGTGGTCAAGTTCTTCAAGAAAAATCCGATTTTTTAGCAAAGTAATTTATGAGTCTCAGAATCAGAATAAGTTGCTGTGTTCAACAGAGGGCTGGCAGTCTGAATTAAAACATTGCCTAACTTCTCCAGAAAGTCTTGAGGAATGTCGCGAACGGAATCAGTGGTTTTATGAACAAGTGATGAACTGTTTATAG
- a CDS encoding acyl-CoA thioesterase, translated as MLADYWFEYPVRVHPHQTDYAGVIWHGSYVVWLEEARVEYLRALGIEYADLIAAGCELPVVDLSIRYHRAIKMGTAGVVVKTCLCELKGVRINWDYRIESLEGLHVTARVTIVAIDWHKAKIMRQLPPIIQEALTRIPG; from the coding sequence ATGCTGGCTGATTATTGGTTTGAGTATCCTGTAAGAGTCCATCCTCACCAAACCGACTATGCCGGGGTAATTTGGCATGGCTCTTACGTAGTTTGGCTGGAAGAAGCGAGAGTCGAGTATCTCCGGGCATTGGGTATAGAGTACGCCGACCTAATAGCGGCTGGTTGTGAGTTGCCTGTGGTGGATTTATCAATTCGCTACCATCGGGCAATTAAGATGGGGACAGCAGGAGTTGTTGTTAAGACCTGCCTTTGCGAACTTAAGGGCGTACGCATTAACTGGGACTATCGCATTGAATCGCTTGAAGGATTGCACGTTACAGCACGGGTAACGATAGTGGCGATCGATTGGCACAAAGCGAAAATTATGCGACAGTTGCCGCCCATCATTCAAGAGGCACTGACTAGAATACCGGGGTGA
- a CDS encoding DUF4149 domain-containing protein — MTAFITSDPKRFNWQMIVVSSLAFWLSSSILLDFVIMPSMFFTGMMVEPSFASAGYSLFGAFNHIEVLCAAVILTGAITLRLTQAAKFGGRQGTLLAIALLAIALIYTYALTPQMSALGLPLSLDFVKPPALMNLMHGEYWALELLKLLACGTLIKFCLRQNAG; from the coding sequence ATGACTGCTTTTATCACCTCAGACCCCAAACGCTTTAACTGGCAGATGATTGTTGTTTCTAGCTTGGCTTTTTGGCTCAGCAGTAGCATTCTTTTAGACTTTGTGATTATGCCCTCTATGTTTTTCACGGGCATGATGGTTGAGCCGAGCTTTGCCAGTGCAGGCTACTCCTTGTTCGGAGCGTTCAACCACATTGAGGTTCTTTGTGCGGCAGTCATTTTAACTGGAGCTATTACCCTACGCTTAACTCAGGCAGCTAAATTTGGTGGACGACAGGGCACGCTGTTAGCGATCGCTCTGTTGGCGATCGCCCTCATCTACACTTATGCGTTAACCCCCCAAATGAGCGCTCTCGGGCTTCCCCTCAGCCTAGACTTTGTTAAACCTCCTGCTTTGATGAACCTCATGCATGGAGAGTACTGGGCTTTGGAACTGCTCAAGTTGCTTGCTTGTGGCACGTTAATCAAGTTCTGCCTGCGTCAGAATGCTGGCTGA
- a CDS encoding TonB C-terminal domain-containing protein yields the protein MNLAEYRLKAVVRQRNRLRLCLAAAGMLHGGAIALIQPWTKHSTSIDPIQFIAIDQSDFSPISSNKLATTRSLTSPIQPIPQVISTLTGTTRSPASLAVLPDQPKTLPPASLPSVAAVKDEVWDMYLATLKEKIYQRWQAALSVKTDRPAQVRFIIDRQGHLIHLELVQSSSDVSADQAAVKAVQTAAPFAQLPLASAEDRLRVTFTFEASGVP from the coding sequence ATGAACCTTGCTGAATATCGCCTGAAAGCCGTCGTAAGACAACGCAACCGTCTTAGGCTTTGTCTAGCGGCGGCTGGAATGCTGCATGGTGGGGCGATCGCTCTCATCCAGCCGTGGACAAAGCATTCTACGTCCATAGACCCGATTCAGTTTATCGCTATAGACCAGTCTGATTTTTCACCGATCTCCTCCAATAAACTCGCTACGACCCGTTCTTTGACCAGCCCGATACAACCAATCCCTCAAGTCATCTCCACATTGACCGGAACAACTCGATCGCCCGCTTCTCTTGCTGTTCTACCTGATCAGCCGAAAACGCTTCCGCCCGCCTCTCTCCCTTCGGTTGCAGCAGTGAAGGATGAAGTCTGGGACATGTACCTTGCCACTCTAAAAGAGAAGATTTATCAACGATGGCAAGCTGCCCTATCTGTCAAGACCGATCGCCCTGCTCAAGTCAGGTTCATCATCGATCGCCAGGGGCACCTCATCCACTTAGAGTTAGTCCAATCTTCAAGTGATGTGAGCGCTGATCAAGCGGCTGTCAAAGCAGTGCAAACAGCTGCTCCATTTGCCCAACTCCCGCTGGCATCGGCAGAAGATCGGCTTCGTGTCACATTTACCTTTGAAGCTTCTGGCGTTCCTTAA
- the petN gene encoding cytochrome b6-f complex subunit PetN, with amino-acid sequence MDILTFGWISLLTVFTFSISMVVWGRNGF; translated from the coding sequence ATGGACATTTTGACTTTTGGTTGGATTTCACTATTGACCGTTTTTACTTTCTCAATTTCTATGGTGGTTTGGGGTCGTAACGGTTTCTAA
- the hppD gene encoding 4-hydroxyphenylpyruvate dioxygenase: MNIDHVHFYVEDAPFWRDWFIQVLGFQSASSQFSSQTDRHTQTEVVSSGAVSFWLSSALTAQSPVATYLQCHPPGIVDVAFQVKDMATAIARALDANATIIQSFDLAKACQIVGWGKLRHTLVEVSSPIPVIEMPVIRGETAITGIDHVVLNVAKGELEPAIAFYERVFGFQRQQSFAIRTDRSALCSQVLTHPDGAIKLPINEPATEGSQIQEFLDLNGGAGIQHLALRTEGIVEAIAHFRKQGLAFLRVPLSYYEQLRQRQGFQLTEAEWKAIASQEVLVDWQADQSPALLLQAFTQPIFSQPTFFFELIERRRYWAGATEKVAQGFGEANFQALFEAIEREQIKRGSLN; the protein is encoded by the coding sequence ATGAACATCGATCACGTCCATTTTTACGTTGAAGATGCCCCGTTCTGGCGAGACTGGTTTATCCAGGTTTTAGGATTTCAATCTGCTTCTAGTCAGTTTTCTAGTCAAACCGATCGCCATACTCAAACAGAAGTGGTTAGCAGTGGAGCGGTTTCCTTTTGGCTCTCTTCAGCTTTAACTGCACAAAGCCCTGTTGCTACATATCTACAGTGTCATCCGCCTGGAATAGTAGATGTGGCATTTCAAGTCAAGGATATGGCAACAGCGATCGCTCGTGCCTTAGATGCCAACGCCACTATTATTCAGTCTTTCGATCTCGCTAAAGCTTGTCAGATTGTTGGTTGGGGAAAACTGCGGCATACTTTGGTGGAAGTTTCCTCTCCTATACCCGTGATAGAAATGCCCGTGATAAGGGGGGAAACCGCCATTACAGGCATTGATCACGTTGTTCTCAATGTTGCCAAAGGAGAGCTTGAGCCAGCGATCGCCTTCTATGAACGAGTATTTGGGTTTCAGCGTCAACAATCTTTTGCTATTCGCACCGATCGCTCCGCTTTGTGCAGCCAGGTGCTTACTCATCCAGATGGAGCCATTAAGCTGCCCATTAATGAACCTGCTACCGAAGGTTCCCAGATTCAAGAGTTTTTAGACCTTAACGGTGGAGCCGGAATTCAGCATTTAGCACTCAGGACAGAGGGAATTGTTGAAGCGATCGCCCACTTTCGCAAACAAGGGCTAGCATTTTTACGAGTTCCCCTGAGCTACTATGAGCAACTTCGTCAGCGCCAAGGTTTTCAACTTACAGAGGCAGAGTGGAAGGCGATCGCCAGTCAAGAAGTCCTCGTCGATTGGCAGGCTGATCAATCGCCAGCTTTGCTATTGCAAGCCTTTACCCAACCCATTTTTTCTCAACCCACTTTCTTTTTTGAGTTGATTGAGCGACGACGGTATTGGGCAGGAGCAACGGAGAAAGTTGCCCAGGGATTTGGGGAAGCCAATTTTCAGGCATTGTTTGAAGCAATTGAACGAGAGCAAATTAAGCGGGGAAGCTTGAACTAA